Proteins co-encoded in one Lucilia cuprina isolate Lc7/37 chromosome X, ASM2204524v1, whole genome shotgun sequence genomic window:
- the LOC111679385 gene encoding plasma membrane calcium-transporting ATPase 3 isoform X14 yields the protein MATIDGRPAQYGISLKQLRELMEHRGREGVQKVQEFGGITEICKKLYTSPNEGLGGSKSDVEHRRETFGSNTIPPKPPKTFLTLVWEALQDVTLIILEVAALVSLGLSFYKPADEDAPVLQEEEDHHGWIEGLAILISVIVVVLVTAFNDYSKERQFRGLQNRIEGEHKFSVIRGGEVCQISVGDIVVGDIAQIKYGDLLPADGILIQSNDLKVDESSLTGESDHVKKGIENDPMVLSGTHVMEGSGKMVVTAVGVNSQAGIIFTLLGAAVDEQEAEIKKMKKEAKKAKKSKSLTGDDDRAPTKVVSHKADSDGNHIQQQQSSTAAAPESGHKKEKSVLQAKLTKLAIQIGYAGSTIAVLTVILLVIQFCIKTFVIEEKPWKNTYANNLVKHLIIGVTVLVVAVPEGLPLAVTLSLAYSVKKMMKDNNLVRHLDACETMGNATAICSDKTGTLTTNRMTVVQSYICEKLCKVLPTLNDIPHHVGNLITQGISVNSAYTSNILPGADPGDLPMQVGNKTECALLGFVQGLGVKYQSIRDEITEDKFTRVYTFNSVRKSMGTVIPRSNGGYRLYSKGASEIMLKKCAFIYGHDGVLEKFTRDMQERLIREVIEPMACDGLRTICIAYRDFVPGKAAINEVHIENEPNWDDEENIMANLTCLCVVGIEDPVRPEVPEAIRKCQRAGITVRMVTGDNINTARSIAGKCGILKPGDDFLVLEGKEFNRLIRDSNGDIQQHLIDKVWPKLRVLARSSPTDKYNLVKGIIDSSVSENREVVAVTGDGTNDGPALKKADVGFAMGIAGTDVAKEASDIILTDDNFSSIVKAVMWGRNVYDSIAKFLQFQLTVNVVAVIVAFIGACAVQDSPLKAVQMLWVNLIMDTLASLALATELPTPDLLLRKPYGRTKPLISRTMMKNILGQALYQLVVIFGLLFAGDIILDIESGRGQELNAGPTQHFTIIFNTFVMMTLFNEINARKIHGQRNVLEGLFTNPIFYTIWIFTMISQVIIVQYGNVAFSTKALTLDQWLWCIFFGLGTLVWGQLITSIPTRKLPKILSWGRGHPEEYTDGMNLGEERFDSIDSDKKPRAGQILWIRGLTRLQTQIVYKKGIENVNADCL from the exons ATGGCCACAATAGATGGAAGACCGGCTCAATATGGGATTTCTCTTAAGCAATTACGAGAGCTCATGGAACACAGAGGCCGAGAGGGTGTTCAGAAAGTTCAAGAATTTGGTGGTATAacagaaatttgtaaaaaactatACACATCGCCAAATGAAG gTTTGGGTGGATCAAAATCTGATGTTGAACATAGAAGAGAAACGTTTGGGTCTAATACTATACCACCGAAACCTCCCAAAACCTTTCTTACATTAGTTTGGGAAGCTTTGCAAGATGTAACACTTATTATTTTAGAAGTTGCAGCATTAGTATCACTTGGTCTGTCATTTTATAAACCTGCCGACGAGGATGCCC ctgTTTTACAAGAAGAAGAGGATCATCATGGTTGGATCGAAGGGCTAGCCATTTTAATTTCAGTAATAGTGGTTGTCCTAGTGACAGCTTTTAATGATTATTCCAAGGAACGTCAATTTAGGGGCTTACAAAATCGTATAGAAGGCGAACACAAATTCTCAGTAATACGTGGTGGCGAAGTGTGTCAAATATCAGTTGGGGATATTGTAGTTGGCGATATTGCTCAAATCAAATATGGTGACCTTTTACCAGCTGATGGTATTCTCATACAAAGTAATGACTTAAAG GTCGATGAGTCTTCATTAACTGGAGAGTCTGATCATGTCAAGAAAGGTATTGAAAATGATCCTATGGTATTATCAGGAACGCATGTTATGGAGGGCAGCGGTAAAATGGTTGTTACTGCTGTTGGTGTTAATTCACAAGCTGGTATTATCTTTACCTTATTAGGAGCAGCCGTCGATGAACAAGAAGCGGAAatcaagaaaatgaaaaaag AAGCTAAAAAGGCCAAAAAGAGTAAGAGTTTAACAG GCGACGATGACAGAGCTCCAACAAAAGTTGTTAGTCATAAGGCTGACTCTGACGGCAACCacatacaacaacagcagtcTTCCACAGCTGCTGCACCCGAGTCAGGTCACAAAAAAGAGAAGTCCGTTCTACAAGCAAAACTTACAAAATTGGCTATACAAATTGGTTATGCTGGATCAACAATTGCCGTACTAACTGTAATCTTATTAGTTATACAATTCTGTATTAAAACGTTTGTTATTGAAGAAAAACCTTGGAAAAATACATACGCTAATAATCTGGTCAAGCATTTAATTATTGGTGTTACCGTTTTGGTTGTAGCTGTTCCTGAGGGTCTACCATTAGCCGTTACACTTTCATTAGCTTATTCAGTAAAG AAAATGATGAAAGATAACAACTTGGTGCGTCATTTGGATGCTTGCGAGACTATGGGCAATGCCACTGCCATTTGTTCAGATAAGACTGGAACATTAACTACAAATCGCATGACTGTGGTTCAATCGTACATTTGCGAAAAGTTATGCAAAGTTTTACCTACTTTGAACGATATTCCACATCATGTAGGCAACTTAATTACCCAAGGTATTTCAGTAAATTCTGCATACACTTCAAACATTTTG ccTGGCGCCGATCCTGGAGATCTGCCCATGCAGGTTGGCAATAAAACAGAGTGTGCTTTATTAGGCTTTGTACAGGGTCTGGGTGTAAAATATCAATCTATAAGAGATGAAATTACTGAAGATAAGTTTACGCGTGTTTATACATTTAATTCCGTGCGTAAGAGCATGGGAACAGTTATACCAAGATCAAATGGTGGATACCGCTTATATAGCAAGGGTGCTTcggaaattatgttaaaaaa GTGCGCGTTTATTTATGGTCATGATGGAGTTTTGGAGAAATTCACTCGTGATATGCAGGAACGTTTAATACGCGAAGTTATAGAACCCATGGCTTGCGATGGTTTACGTACTATATGCATTGCATATCGTGATTTTGTGCCTGGCAAAGCTGCTATTAACGAAGTCCACATAGAAAATGAGCCCAATTGGGATGACGAGGAAAATATTATGGCAAATTTAACCTGTCTGTGCGTTGTAGGAATTGAAGATCCCGTAAGACCCGAAGTTCCAGAAGCCATACGTAAGTGCCAGCGTGCTGGTATTACAGTACGTATGGTTACCGGTGACAATATTAATACAGCTCGTTCCATTGCCGGTAAATGTGGAATTTTGAAACCTGGTGATGATTTCTTAGTCTTAGAAGGCAAAGAATTTAATAGGCTTATACGTGATAGTAATGGAGAT ATCCAACAGCATTTAATTGATAAAGTTTGGCCAAAATTGCGTGTATTAGCTCGTTCATCTCCTACTGATAAATACAACTTAGTCAAAG gTATCATTGACAGTTCTGTTAGTGAAAATCGTGAAGTTGTAGCTGTTACCGGTGATGGTACAAATGATGGTCCCGCTTTGAAAAAAGCTGATGTTGGTTTTGCTATGGGTATTGCTGGTACTGATGTGGCTAAAGAAGCTTCCGATATTATTTTAACTGATGATAACTTTAGCAGTATTGTTAAAGCTGTTATGTGGGGCCGTAATGTCTACGATTCCATAGCCAAATTTTTACAATTCCAGCTTACTGTTAATGTAGTTGCTGTAATTGTTGCTTTCATTGGTGCTTGTGCTGTTCAAGACTCGCCACTTAAG GCTGTCCAAATGTTATGGGTTAATTTAATTATGGACACACTTGCATCATTGGCCTTGGCCACCGAATTGCCAACCCCTGATTTGTTACTGCGTAAACCATACGGTCGCACAAAACCTTTGATTTCACGTACaatgatgaaaaatattttgggacAAGCTTTATATCAGTTAGTAGTCATTTTTGGTCTTCTATTTGCCG GCGATATTATACTAGATATTGAATCTGGGCGTGGACAGGAACTTAACGCTGGACCTACTCAACATTtcacaataatttttaatacttttgtaatgatgactttgtttaatgaaatcAACGCTCGAAAAATTCACGGCCAAAGAAATGTCTTAGAAGGACTATTTACGAATCCAATCTTCTATACTATTTGGATATTTACTATGATCTCTCAG GTTATTATTGTTCAATACGGAAATGTGGCATTCTCAACAAAAGCATTGACCCTTGACCAATGGCTGTGGTGTATTTTCTTTGGTCTTGGAACACTAGTTTGGGGACAATTAATCACATCCATACCAACGCGAAAATTACCTAAAATTTTATC